In one window of Synergistaceae bacterium DNA:
- a CDS encoding sodium:alanine symporter family protein, with amino-acid sequence MDKIMYYNGIVNSFVWGAPVLILLVGTGVYLTLLLGLPQFRYFFDAMSEVFSFRKKKDEDKSISSFAAMATAMAATVGTGNVAGVATALHLGGPGALVWMLVSALFGMGTKFAEVTLAVHYRQKDAHGDWRGGTMYILEKGTSEALGSGFGFIGKVLAVLFALFAFLASFGIGAATQANSAAEAMSMGWGINHMYSGIVMAVLVALVIIGGLKSLSTVTTYIVPFMAIFYIIGSVYVLVLNASAIPAAVSNAVHLAFNNPLETLPGALAGWGVKEAVQRGIARGVFSNEAGMGSAPMVHATANVEHPVQQGFYGIFEVFMDTVVICTMTALVVMSTGTLTSSPDLTGAQLTLQAFENALGAPGKYVLSIGLLLFAFTTILGWYWYSETAATYLFGMWVKPITKILWIAMIVIGAAGAQFIGAEGNQFLNNIWDISDTLNGLMALPNLIGLLILSVTLKRIVSDYDEKYGIPSDRVLSQSEKVLVAKVQYIVTGIIAVVMGMTAFFAYTQLFAALAVVLGLYTAYKRQTLLGFLAVILGIAAAAM; translated from the coding sequence ATGGACAAAATCATGTACTACAACGGGATCGTCAACAGTTTCGTCTGGGGCGCGCCCGTTTTAATATTGCTGGTCGGCACGGGCGTTTATCTTACGCTTCTGCTCGGCCTTCCGCAATTCCGTTACTTCTTCGACGCAATGTCAGAAGTCTTCAGCTTCCGCAAGAAGAAGGACGAGGACAAGTCAATATCCTCCTTCGCGGCAATGGCTACGGCAATGGCGGCTACCGTCGGAACAGGCAACGTTGCTGGTGTTGCGACTGCACTTCATCTCGGCGGGCCCGGAGCTCTCGTGTGGATGCTGGTATCTGCACTCTTCGGCATGGGCACGAAGTTCGCTGAAGTTACGCTGGCCGTGCATTACAGGCAGAAGGACGCGCACGGAGACTGGCGCGGGGGCACAATGTACATCCTCGAGAAGGGTACGAGCGAGGCTCTGGGTTCAGGGTTCGGCTTCATCGGGAAGGTGCTTGCGGTGCTGTTCGCCCTGTTCGCGTTCCTTGCGTCGTTCGGAATCGGTGCGGCAACTCAGGCTAACTCTGCGGCTGAAGCCATGAGCATGGGCTGGGGCATCAACCACATGTACAGCGGTATAGTCATGGCGGTGCTCGTTGCTCTGGTTATCATCGGCGGCCTCAAGAGCCTTTCGACTGTAACAACGTACATTGTCCCCTTCATGGCTATCTTCTACATCATCGGCTCGGTGTATGTTCTCGTCCTCAATGCTTCAGCGATACCTGCGGCTGTGTCCAACGCAGTTCATCTTGCGTTCAACAACCCGTTAGAGACACTTCCCGGAGCACTTGCAGGCTGGGGCGTGAAAGAAGCAGTGCAGAGAGGTATAGCGCGCGGAGTGTTCAGCAATGAAGCCGGTATGGGTTCTGCGCCGATGGTTCACGCGACGGCGAACGTAGAGCATCCTGTACAGCAGGGCTTCTACGGAATCTTTGAGGTCTTCATGGACACCGTCGTAATCTGCACGATGACAGCTCTTGTCGTTATGTCGACAGGTACTCTCACGAGCTCGCCTGATCTTACGGGTGCACAGCTCACGCTTCAGGCCTTCGAGAACGCTCTTGGTGCTCCCGGAAAGTACGTGCTCTCGATAGGGCTTCTGCTCTTCGCGTTCACGACGATTCTCGGCTGGTACTGGTACTCAGAGACAGCGGCGACATACCTCTTCGGAATGTGGGTAAAGCCCATCACCAAAATCTTATGGATTGCAATGATAGTCATCGGTGCGGCAGGAGCACAGTTCATCGGAGCAGAGGGCAATCAGTTCCTGAACAATATCTGGGACATCTCGGACACGCTTAACGGCTTGATGGCACTCCCGAACCTTATCGGGCTTCTGATTCTGTCCGTAACGCTCAAGCGCATTGTGAGCGACTACGACGAGAAGTACGGCATCCCCAGCGACAGAGTATTGTCGCAGTCAGAGAAGGTTCTCGTCGCTAAGGTTCAGTACATCGTTACGGGAATCATCGCGGTAGTGATGGGAATGACGGCGTTCTTCGCGTACACCCAGCTGTTCGCGGCACTGGCTGTCGTGCTCGGGCTGTATACCGCGTACAAGAGGCAGACACTTCTGGGCTTCCTTGCTGTGATTCTGGGAATTGCGGCGGCGGCTATGTAG